Proteins encoded together in one Chelonoidis abingdonii isolate Lonesome George chromosome 1, CheloAbing_2.0, whole genome shotgun sequence window:
- the LRRC4 gene encoding leucine-rich repeat-containing protein 4 — translation MKLLWQATLHHTWNAALLSVVYLTAQVWILSAAAAWAGAPNCPSVCSCSNQFSKVVCTRRGLAEVPQGIPSNTRYLNLMENNIQLIQADTFRHLHHLEVLQLGRNSIRQIEVGAFNGLASLNTLELFDNWLTVIPSGAFEYLSKLRELWLRNNPIESIPSYAFNRVPSLMRLDLGELKKLEYISEGAFEGLYNLKYLNLGMCNIKDMPNLTPLVGLEELEMSGNNFPDIKPGSFHGLKSLKKLWIMNSQISLIERNAFDDLTSLVELNLAHNNLTSLPHDLFAPLRYLVELHLHHNPWSCDCDILWLSWWLREYIPTNSTCCGRCHAPMHMRGKFLVEVDQTSFQCSAPFIMDAPMDLNISEGRVAELKCRTPSMSSVRWLLPNGTVLSHASNHPRISVLNDGTLNFSHVLLTDTGVYTCMVTNVAGNSNASAYLNVSTAELNTSNYSFFTTVTVETTEISPEDISPKFTKPVPTTSTGYQPAYTTTTTVLIQTTKTPKQMAVPTADTNDKMQTSLDEVMKTTKIIIGCFVAVTLLAAAMLIVFYKLRKRHQQRSTVTAARTVEIIQVDEDLPAAPAAPPSVSGEGAVVLPTIHDHINYNTYKPSHGAHWTENSLGNSLHPTVTTISEPYIIQTHTKDKVQETQI, via the coding sequence ATGAAGCTCTTGTGGCAGGCAACTCTGCACCACACCTGGAATGCTGCCCTGCTCTCGGTCGTCTACCTCACGGCGCAGGTGTGGATTCtgtctgcagcagctgcctgggctggAGCCCCGAACTGCCCCTCCGTCTGTTCCTGCAGTAACCAGTTCAGCAAGGTGGTGTGCACGCGCCGCGGCCTGGCAGAGGTCCCTCAGGGCATCCCTTCCAACACCCGCTATCTCAACCTCATGGAGAACAACATCCAGCTGATCCAAGCGGACACCTTCCGGCACCTGCACCACTTAGAGGTCTTGCAGCTGGGCAGGAACTCCATCCGCCAGATTGAGGTGGGTGCTTTCAATGGGCTGGCCAGTCTCAACACCCTGGAATTGTTTGACAACTGGCTGACCGTCATCCCAAGCGGGGCCTTTGAGTACTTGTCCAAGCTGCGGGAGCTGTGGCTCAGGAACAACCCCATTGAGAGCATCCCTTCATACGCCTTCAACCGGGTCCCGTCCCTCATGCGCTTGGACCTGGGTGAGCTGAAGAAGCTGGAGTATATTTCTGAGGGGGCTTTTGAGGGATTATACAACCTGAAGTACCTTAATCTTGGGATGTGTAACATTAAAGACATGCCGAACCTCACGCCCCTCGTGGGGCTGGAGGAACTGGAGATGTCGGGGAATAACTTCCCTGACATCAAGCCAGGATCTTTCCATGGGTTAAAGTCTCTCAAGAAGTTGTGGATTATGAACTCCCAGATCAGCCTGATTGAGCGGAACGCGTTCGACGACCTCACCTCGCTGGTGGAGCTCAACCTGGCCCACAATAACCTGACCTCGTTGCCACACGACCTTTTTGCCCCCCTGAGATACCTGGTGGAGTTGCACTTGCACCACAACCCCTGGAGCTGCGACTGCGACATCCTGTGGCTCTCCTGGTGGCTGCGGGAGTACATCCCCACCAACTCCACCTGCTGCGGGCGCTGCCACGCCCCGATGCACATGAGGGGCAAGTTTCTGGTGGAGGTGGACCAGACCTCCTTCCAGTGCTCTGCGCCCTTTATCATGGACGCCCCCATGGATCTAAACATCTCTGAAGGACGAGTGGCGGAGCTCAAGTGCCGAACTCCCTCCATGTCCTCCGTGAGGTGGCTGCTGCCTAACGGGACCGTTCTGAGCCACGCGTCCAACCACCCACGGATATCCGTCCTCAATGATGGGACCTTGAACTTTTCCCATGTTTTGCTAACGGACACCGGGGTTTATACGTGCATGGTCACCAATGTGGCAGGGAACTCCAATGCCTCGGCCTACCTCAACGTGAGCACGGCCGAGCTCAACACTTCCAACTACAGCTTCTTCACCACTGTCACGGTGGAAACCACAGAGATCTCCCCCGAAGACATCTCCCCAAAATTCACTAAACCAGTGCCAACAACTTCGACAGGGTACCAGCCGGCATACACCACCACCACGACAGTGCTGATCCAGACCACCAAAACGCCCAAGCAGATGGCGGTGCCCACTGCGGACACTAATGACAAAATGCAGACCAGCCTGGACGAGGTGATGAAGACCACTAAAATCATCATCGGCTGCTTCGTGGCGGTGACGTTGCTGGCAGCGGCCATGCTGATTGTCTTTTACAAACTTCGCAAGCGGCACCAGCAACGCAGCACGGTGACGGCCGCCCGGACCGTGGAGATCATTCAGGTGGACGAGGATCTGCCAGCGGCACCAGCGGCTCCGCCCAGTGTATCAGGTGAGGGGGCAGTTGTGCTGCCTACAATTCATGACCATATTAACTACAACACCTACAAACCGTCACATGGGGCCCACTGGACAGAAAACAGCCTGGGGAATTCGCTACACCCCACGGTAACCACTATCTCTGAACCTTATATAATTCAGACCCACACCAAGGACAAAGTACAGGAAACTCAAATATGA